From [Clostridium] symbiosum, a single genomic window includes:
- a CDS encoding MaoC/PaaZ C-terminal domain-containing protein — MKREETLLTYEDVDVGDEFLSPSRTVSESDVFQFAGITGDYNELHTSEAFAETTPYGTRIVHGMLTLAIANGLYVRIGIFKNSIFLGIDKWRFLKPVKIGDTIRLRLVIEDKRETKEGRRGIIGMKYEVLNQKNEPVADGVLRRMVDKRRPEE, encoded by the coding sequence ATGAAAAGAGAAGAAACATTGCTGACCTATGAGGATGTGGATGTGGGAGACGAGTTCCTGTCGCCCTCCCGTACGGTCAGCGAATCCGATGTTTTTCAGTTTGCAGGCATCACCGGGGATTATAATGAGCTGCACACGAGTGAGGCTTTTGCTGAGACAACTCCTTACGGGACCAGAATCGTGCATGGGATGTTGACACTCGCCATTGCCAACGGCCTTTACGTCAGAATTGGTATATTCAAAAACTCAATTTTTCTGGGAATTGATAAATGGAGGTTTTTGAAACCGGTCAAAATAGGGGATACGATACGGCTCCGCCTTGTGATTGAAGATAAGAGGGAGACAAAGGAGGGGAGACGGGGAATCATCGGAATGAAATATGAGGTCCTGAACCAGAAGAATGAGCCGGTGGCGGACGGAGTGCTGCGCCGCATGGTGGATAAAAGGAGGCCGGAGGAATGA
- a CDS encoding permease of phosphate ABC transporter: protein MEKLFHVAEEYIKGMKWQDMALLKICLCAAGIVIGLTAPKRWRKGLLLLAAAAFVITYIPLMAKFVPAMRNLGCCEE, encoded by the coding sequence ATGGAGAAATTGTTTCATGTGGCGGAAGAGTATATAAAAGGAATGAAGTGGCAGGACATGGCTCTTCTTAAAATCTGCCTCTGTGCTGCCGGTATTGTCATCGGGCTTACGGCTCCGAAGCGGTGGAGGAAAGGCCTGCTTCTATTGGCGGCGGCTGCCTTCGTAATCACCTATATTCCGCTGATGGCCAAGTTTGTACCGGCTATGCGCAACCTCGGATGTTGCGAGGAATAG
- a CDS encoding LysR family transcriptional regulator, with translation MEIRQLVTFIRVVQLQSFSKAAESLGYSQSAVTVQIRLLEQELNARLFDRIGKRITLTDQGNQFCTYAYNILHEVNKAKLSLDSDTELKNSLHIGTIESLCFSKFPPILRYFREHHPKVAIRITTASPEELIEMMEHNQLDLIYILDEPRYNNNWIKVMEVREEVVFVSSPAFELAGRGHIRLEELLGEPFFLTEKNANYRRALDRFLASRQMILSPFLEISNTEFIIRMIEENRGLSFLPYFAVQKSAEERRLAVLEVEDFHTAMYRQIFYHKEKWKTKEMDEFIRLGEMNLT, from the coding sequence ATGGAGATCCGTCAGCTTGTCACATTTATTCGCGTCGTGCAGCTTCAAAGTTTTTCCAAAGCCGCCGAAAGTCTGGGATATTCTCAGTCGGCAGTCACAGTACAGATCCGTCTTTTGGAGCAGGAATTGAATGCCAGACTCTTTGACCGGATCGGAAAACGGATCACGCTCACGGATCAGGGAAACCAGTTCTGTACCTATGCCTACAATATTTTACATGAAGTAAACAAGGCAAAACTCTCGCTGGACAGTGACACGGAGCTCAAAAATTCCCTTCATATCGGAACGATTGAATCCCTGTGTTTCTCCAAATTCCCTCCGATTCTCCGCTATTTCAGGGAACATCATCCGAAAGTAGCCATCCGGATCACCACGGCTTCCCCGGAAGAGCTGATTGAGATGATGGAGCACAATCAGCTGGATCTCATCTATATCCTGGACGAACCACGGTATAATAACAACTGGATTAAGGTGATGGAGGTACGGGAGGAAGTGGTCTTCGTCTCATCCCCCGCCTTCGAGCTTGCCGGGCGCGGCCATATAAGGCTGGAAGAACTGCTCGGAGAGCCTTTTTTCCTGACCGAGAAAAACGCCAATTACAGGCGGGCCCTGGACCGCTTCCTGGCATCCAGGCAAATGATCCTCTCGCCATTCCTGGAAATCAGCAATACGGAATTTATTATCCGCATGATAGAGGAGAACAGGGGCCTTTCCTTTCTTCCTTATTTTGCAGTGCAGAAGAGTGCGGAGGAACGGCGGCTGGCTGTCCTTGAGGTAGAAGATTTCCATACAGCAATGTACCGTCAGATTTTTTACCACAAAGAAAAGTGGAAGACGAAAGAGATGGATGAATTTATTCGGTTAGGGGAGATGAATCTTACATAG
- a CDS encoding dicarboxylate/amino acid:cation symporter, with product MEKKAFKLGLVPKLIIAIIVGILIGQFLPEGFCRFVVTLSGLFSTFLKFVIPLMILAYVTMGIADLSQGAGKLLLITVALAYGSTLIAGSCSYLVSSGLFPSFMSEGALDQIAATAGVSVDSYFSISITPVLDTLSAVVLAFILGLCLSVMRGKEIGNTLYEAIKDFSSIIDKVLHTAIIPLLPLYICGTFVDMTKSGKTFAILSILWKVFLVVIIMHLICILIQFIIAGTVSKKNPFTLIKNQIPGYTTALGTQSSAATIPVNLQCAAADGVSEQIRNFVVPLCANIHMAGSMITITACATAVCLMNQLPISLGTVIPFIMTLGIAMVASPGAPGGSIMTALPFLYMVFGAVAGDPEGPICAIMVALYITQDSFGTACNVSGDNAIGIIVDTIYKKFISKEA from the coding sequence ATGGAAAAGAAAGCATTTAAGCTGGGGCTCGTCCCCAAACTCATCATTGCCATCATCGTCGGCATTCTGATCGGACAATTTCTGCCGGAGGGCTTCTGCCGCTTCGTCGTCACACTGTCCGGCCTTTTCAGCACCTTTCTGAAGTTTGTCATCCCGTTAATGATCCTGGCCTATGTAACCATGGGAATTGCCGATTTATCTCAGGGCGCAGGGAAACTGCTGCTGATCACAGTGGCCTTAGCTTACGGCTCCACTCTGATCGCCGGATCCTGCTCTTACCTGGTCTCCTCCGGCCTGTTCCCGAGTTTCATGAGCGAAGGCGCTCTGGATCAGATTGCCGCCACAGCAGGCGTTTCCGTTGATTCCTACTTCAGCATCTCCATCACACCGGTTTTGGACACGCTGTCGGCCGTAGTTCTGGCTTTTATTCTGGGTCTCTGCCTTTCTGTAATGCGCGGTAAGGAAATTGGCAATACTCTTTATGAGGCCATAAAGGATTTTTCCAGTATCATCGACAAAGTGCTTCACACCGCCATCATTCCGCTCCTTCCGCTCTATATTTGCGGAACATTTGTGGATATGACGAAATCCGGAAAAACATTTGCTATTTTAAGCATCCTGTGGAAAGTATTCCTCGTTGTCATCATTATGCATCTGATCTGCATTCTGATTCAGTTTATCATTGCCGGAACCGTAAGCAAAAAGAATCCGTTTACCCTGATTAAAAATCAGATTCCCGGATATACAACAGCGCTTGGAACCCAGTCTTCCGCCGCTACAATTCCGGTCAACCTTCAGTGTGCCGCAGCAGACGGCGTCAGCGAACAGATTCGTAACTTTGTGGTACCGCTCTGCGCCAACATCCATATGGCCGGATCCATGATCACTATCACGGCCTGCGCCACCGCAGTCTGTCTGATGAACCAGCTTCCAATCAGCCTGGGTACCGTGATTCCGTTTATCATGACGCTGGGCATTGCTATGGTGGCATCTCCGGGCGCACCCGGCGGCTCCATCATGACCGCGCTTCCTTTCCTGTACATGGTTTTCGGCGCCGTAGCCGGCGATCCGGAAGGACCAATCTGTGCCATCATGGTTGCGCTCTACATTACTCAGGATTCCTTCGGAACGGCCTGCAATGTTTCCGGGGATAATGCAATCGGAATAATTGTCGATACTATCTATAAGAAATTTATTTCTAAAGAGGCATAG
- the sdaAB gene encoding L-serine ammonia-lyase, iron-sulfur-dependent subunit beta, with protein sequence MSFISVFDVLGPNMIGPSSSHTAGAAVIAFLAQKMVGSPLKKVEFTLYGSFAKTYRGHGTDRALLGGIMGFSTDDTRIRDSFQIAKERGLDFSFIANEEETDIHPNTVDIRMTGQDERVMTVRGESLGGGKVRIVRINQVKVEFTGEYSAVIVIHQDRPGVAAHITKCLSDRNVNIAFMRLFRESKGHTAYTIVESDGRLPEDVTEMLKENCHVRDVMIVQS encoded by the coding sequence ATGTCATTCATCAGTGTATTTGATGTTCTGGGTCCCAACATGATCGGGCCCTCCAGTTCCCATACGGCGGGAGCGGCCGTCATCGCCTTCCTGGCTCAAAAGATGGTTGGAAGTCCGCTTAAAAAAGTGGAATTCACGCTCTACGGCTCTTTTGCCAAGACATACCGCGGCCATGGAACCGATCGCGCCCTTTTGGGTGGTATCATGGGTTTTTCAACGGACGATACCCGAATCCGCGATTCTTTCCAGATTGCAAAGGAACGCGGCCTGGACTTTTCTTTCATCGCCAATGAAGAAGAGACGGATATCCACCCTAACACGGTGGACATCCGCATGACCGGACAGGATGAACGCGTCATGACGGTGCGAGGGGAATCCCTGGGCGGCGGAAAGGTCCGCATCGTGCGTATCAATCAGGTGAAGGTAGAATTCACAGGCGAATACAGCGCCGTCATCGTTATCCATCAGGACAGGCCCGGTGTGGCTGCCCACATTACCAAATGCCTGAGCGACCGCAACGTGAATATCGCTTTCATGAGACTGTTCCGCGAATCTAAGGGACACACCGCCTACACGATTGTAGAGTCGGATGGCCGCCTCCCGGAAGATGTCACGGAAATGCTGAAGGAAAATTGCCACGTACGCGACGTCATGATCGTCCAGTCATAA
- the sdaAA gene encoding L-serine ammonia-lyase, iron-sulfur-dependent, subunit alpha, giving the protein MDFKNAKELLELCRINHLPISSVMRQRECELGETTADTIRHRMNRVLEIMRESASSPIKCPGKSMGGLIGGEAKKLSVHHAKGKNICGSVLSRGITYAMAVLEVNASMGLIVAAPTAGSSGIVPGLLLALQEEYHISDDRLIDALFNAGAIGYLAMRNATVAGAVGGCQAEVGVASAMAASAAVELMGGEPQQCLYAASTVLMNMLGLVCDPVGGLVEYPCQNRNAAGVANALIAAEMALSGIPQLIPLDEMIASMYSVGKRLPVELRETALGGCAATPSGCTLCQAGGH; this is encoded by the coding sequence ATGGATTTTAAAAATGCTAAAGAATTGCTGGAATTATGCAGAATCAATCATCTCCCGATCTCCAGCGTAATGAGACAGCGGGAATGTGAACTGGGTGAAACAACAGCCGATACAATCCGCCACCGTATGAACCGGGTGCTGGAGATCATGCGGGAATCCGCCTCCTCTCCCATCAAATGCCCGGGTAAATCCATGGGCGGACTGATCGGGGGCGAGGCAAAAAAGCTCAGCGTCCATCACGCAAAAGGGAAAAATATCTGCGGCTCCGTCCTGAGCCGTGGAATCACCTATGCCATGGCGGTCCTTGAAGTCAACGCCTCCATGGGACTCATTGTGGCCGCTCCGACCGCCGGGTCTTCCGGCATTGTGCCGGGTCTTTTGCTTGCCCTGCAGGAGGAATACCATATCTCGGACGATCGATTAATCGATGCTCTGTTTAATGCGGGGGCCATCGGCTACCTGGCCATGCGCAATGCCACCGTAGCCGGCGCCGTGGGAGGCTGCCAGGCCGAGGTCGGCGTCGCCTCCGCCATGGCGGCCTCGGCGGCCGTGGAACTGATGGGAGGCGAACCGCAGCAATGCCTGTATGCCGCATCCACGGTTCTGATGAACATGCTCGGCCTCGTCTGCGATCCGGTCGGCGGGCTGGTGGAATACCCTTGCCAGAACCGCAATGCCGCAGGCGTGGCTAACGCCCTGATCGCCGCGGAAATGGCTCTGTCGGGCATCCCGCAGTTAATTCCCCTGGACGAGATGATCGCATCCATGTACTCCGTCGGAAAACGCCTTCCGGTTGAACTGCGTGAAACGGCGCTCGGCGGCTGTGCGGCTACTCCCTCCGGATGCACACTTTGCCAGGCAGGAGGACATTGA
- a CDS encoding ABC transporter permease has product MRELIALVKGIVNKRKLILDLSIADFRKRFVGSYFGIVWMFIQPMVTIAIYAFIFGEHGMRNAPPVEGATYVIWLTPGLIPWFFFSEVLNTGTNCLQEYHYLVKKVVFEVEMLPIIKLISCFMVHVCFLVIMIGLYLVSGYAPRITWVQILYYSFAASMFSLALVYFTSAVQVFFKDMAQIVGICLQFGMWLTPIMYDEALFTSRAAWLGIAFKLNPYYYIVAGYRDSMMTGNWFFERPTMTIYFWAVTLIVMVFGLKVFKKMRPHFSDVL; this is encoded by the coding sequence ATGAGAGAATTGATTGCCCTTGTAAAAGGGATTGTTAACAAAAGAAAATTAATTCTGGATCTGTCTATAGCGGATTTTAGAAAACGGTTTGTCGGTTCTTATTTCGGTATTGTGTGGATGTTCATCCAGCCGATGGTGACGATTGCAATTTACGCATTCATTTTCGGTGAACATGGGATGAGAAACGCACCGCCCGTAGAAGGGGCGACTTACGTCATTTGGCTGACACCAGGCCTTATTCCCTGGTTCTTTTTCAGCGAGGTGCTGAACACAGGGACAAACTGTCTGCAGGAGTATCATTATCTTGTAAAAAAGGTAGTGTTTGAGGTGGAAATGCTGCCTATTATAAAACTGATTTCCTGTTTTATGGTACATGTCTGTTTCCTGGTAATTATGATAGGTCTGTATCTGGTCAGCGGCTATGCGCCCAGGATTACCTGGGTTCAGATTCTATACTATTCCTTTGCCGCGTCCATGTTCAGTCTGGCGCTTGTGTATTTTACCAGCGCGGTTCAGGTCTTTTTTAAAGATATGGCGCAAATCGTGGGAATCTGTCTGCAGTTTGGAATGTGGCTGACTCCGATTATGTACGATGAAGCTCTTTTTACGAGCCGGGCGGCGTGGCTTGGGATCGCCTTTAAACTGAATCCTTATTACTATATTGTAGCGGGATACAGGGACAGTATGATGACCGGAAACTGGTTCTTTGAGCGTCCCACGATGACAATCTATTTTTGGGCGGTAACGCTGATTGTTATGGTCTTTGGACTTAAGGTGTTTAAAAAAATGAGACCGCATTTTTCAGATGTACTTTAG
- the rfbC gene encoding dTDP-4-dehydrorhamnose 3,5-epimerase, with protein sequence MGKITVTPCDIEGLYVIEPTVFKDERGYFVETYNQNDFKEAGLNMVFVQDNQSMSVKGVLRGLHFQKEYPQGKLVRAVRGSVFDVAVDLRSGSKTYGKWFGVVLSAENKKQFYIPEGFAHGFLVLSDEAEFAYKCTDFYHPGDEGGLAWNDPEIGIEWPIEEGMELIISEKDKKWGGFRDTFKFQM encoded by the coding sequence ATGGGAAAGATTACAGTAACCCCCTGCGACATTGAGGGACTTTATGTTATTGAACCAACGGTATTTAAGGATGAAAGAGGATATTTTGTAGAGACCTACAACCAGAATGATTTCAAAGAAGCAGGGCTCAACATGGTATTTGTACAGGACAACCAGTCCATGTCCGTAAAGGGTGTGCTCAGGGGACTCCATTTTCAGAAGGAATATCCTCAGGGCAAGCTGGTACGCGCGGTGCGCGGTTCGGTATTTGACGTGGCCGTGGATCTCCGTTCCGGTTCTAAGACGTATGGAAAATGGTTCGGCGTAGTTCTTTCGGCCGAGAATAAAAAACAGTTCTATATCCCGGAGGGATTTGCCCACGGTTTCCTCGTCCTTTCTGACGAAGCGGAGTTCGCATACAAGTGTACGGATTTCTATCATCCGGGAGACGAAGGCGGACTGGCATGGAATGATCCGGAGATTGGAATTGAGTGGCCGATCGAGGAGGGAATGGAACTGATTATTTCCGAAAAAGATAAAAAATGGGGCGGTTTCAGGGATACATTTAAATTCCAGATGTAA
- a CDS encoding DUF2304 domain-containing protein, with the protein MTFMLRIVLIIVSMATTALIMRRIRQSKLQIEDSIFWIGFSFILILFSIFPQIPAILARMAGTYTTANFIFLSVIFLLIVKMFHMSIKMSQLESRVKELVQEMALEENRRTAEKSNKTEAGVNAEAETGKDEDLVEM; encoded by the coding sequence ATGACATTTATGCTGCGAATTGTTCTGATTATAGTTTCCATGGCAACCACGGCGCTGATTATGAGAAGAATCCGCCAGTCCAAACTGCAGATAGAGGATTCTATTTTCTGGATCGGTTTTTCATTTATCCTGATTTTGTTCAGCATCTTCCCACAGATACCTGCTATCCTGGCCAGGATGGCGGGAACCTATACAACGGCCAATTTTATCTTCCTGTCGGTTATTTTCCTTCTGATAGTCAAGATGTTCCATATGTCCATCAAGATGTCCCAGCTCGAAAGCAGGGTAAAAGAACTGGTCCAGGAAATGGCCCTGGAAGAGAACCGGAGAACGGCTGAGAAGAGTAACAAAACGGAAGCGGGGGTAAACGCTGAAGCGGAGACTGGGAAGGATGAGGATTTAGTTGAGATGTGA
- a CDS encoding glycosyltransferase family 2 protein: MAELLIVIPAYNEAENIERVVNRLIEDFPQYDYIIINDGSKDQTAAICRRNGYNFLDLPVNLGLAGGFQAGLKYAARNGYRYAVQLDGDGQHRPEYIEAMKEKMDEGYDIVIGSRFVGQKKPFTMRMLGSNLIETAIRITTGEDIKDPTSGMRMFSRKMIEEFAKGLNYGPEPDTVSYLIKQGARIAEVPVIMDERLLGASYLTPVNASRYMAKMLISILLIQNFRKRG, encoded by the coding sequence ATGGCAGAACTGCTAATTGTGATACCAGCTTATAATGAGGCAGAAAACATAGAACGCGTGGTAAACCGGCTGATAGAGGATTTTCCCCAGTACGATTACATCATCATCAATGACGGCTCCAAGGATCAGACGGCGGCCATATGCAGGCGGAACGGTTATAATTTCCTGGATCTGCCGGTCAACCTTGGGCTTGCCGGAGGTTTCCAGGCCGGGCTTAAATATGCGGCCAGAAACGGCTACCGTTACGCAGTCCAGCTCGACGGGGACGGGCAGCACAGGCCGGAATATATTGAGGCGATGAAAGAAAAGATGGATGAGGGATACGACATTGTGATCGGTTCCCGGTTTGTGGGACAGAAAAAGCCATTTACCATGAGAATGCTCGGAAGCAATCTGATCGAGACCGCAATCCGGATAACCACGGGCGAAGACATCAAAGATCCGACCTCGGGAATGAGAATGTTCAGCAGGAAAATGATAGAGGAATTTGCAAAGGGCCTCAATTACGGTCCGGAGCCCGATACGGTATCCTATCTGATAAAACAGGGAGCGCGCATCGCGGAGGTGCCGGTTATCATGGATGAACGCCTGCTGGGCGCCAGCTATCTGACGCCGGTCAATGCATCGAGATATATGGCTAAAATGCTGATATCGATTTTGCTGATTCAGAATTTCAGGAAGAGAGGTTAA
- a CDS encoding glycosyltransferase yields the protein MSAADIRESGKEKTDVRRGAGAQEVNRHQDTGTSPRVDVIIPAFRPGDKLEQLLKRLLKQTYRVNRIIIMNTERQYWNEERFEPLFYESKTAMTLIHLPQEEFDHGGTRHKGILASDAEICICMTQDAVPYNRDLVKNLVAALTARDDIAASYARQLPAEDCRVIERYTRDFNYPGVSRIKGKEDIAALGIKTYFCSNVCAAYKRDIYLKLGGFTQRTIFNEDMIYAAGAVKAGYKIAYAANAEVIHSHNYSASQQLRRNFDLAVSQADHPEVFSGLASEGEGMRLVKMTAMWLFRNGKWYLVPELVVQSGFKYMGYRLGKAYRKLPGWLIRKLTMNRAYWKQ from the coding sequence ATGAGTGCTGCTGACATTAGGGAGAGCGGGAAAGAGAAGACAGATGTACGGCGGGGGGCGGGGGCACAGGAAGTGAACCGGCATCAGGATACGGGGACAAGCCCGAGGGTAGATGTCATCATCCCTGCATTCAGGCCGGGCGATAAACTGGAGCAGCTTTTAAAGCGGCTGCTGAAACAGACTTACCGGGTGAACCGCATTATCATCATGAATACAGAGCGCCAGTATTGGAATGAGGAGCGTTTTGAGCCTCTGTTTTATGAAAGCAAAACCGCTATGACCCTGATTCATCTTCCACAGGAGGAATTTGATCACGGCGGAACCAGGCATAAGGGGATCCTTGCCTCGGACGCGGAAATCTGTATCTGCATGACCCAGGATGCGGTTCCCTATAACCGGGATCTGGTGAAAAATCTTGTGGCTGCTTTAACTGCGCGGGACGATATCGCCGCCTCATATGCAAGACAGCTCCCGGCCGAGGACTGCCGGGTGATTGAGAGGTACACCAGGGACTTTAATTACCCGGGGGTGAGCCGGATAAAAGGGAAAGAAGATATAGCGGCGCTGGGAATTAAAACTTATTTCTGTTCCAACGTCTGCGCCGCCTATAAGAGAGATATCTATCTGAAACTGGGCGGATTTACGCAGAGAACCATTTTCAACGAGGATATGATATATGCAGCCGGAGCCGTAAAGGCGGGATATAAAATTGCCTATGCGGCCAATGCGGAAGTGATTCATTCGCATAATTACAGCGCCTCCCAGCAGCTCCGCCGGAACTTTGATCTGGCTGTGTCGCAGGCGGATCACCCGGAAGTTTTTTCGGGCCTGGCATCCGAAGGAGAAGGGATGCGTCTTGTCAAAATGACGGCCATGTGGCTGTTTCGGAATGGAAAATGGTACCTGGTTCCGGAGCTTGTGGTCCAGAGCGGGTTTAAATACATGGGATACCGCTTGGGAAAAGCTTACAGAAAACTTCCTGGCTGGCTGATCAGGAAGTTAACGATGAACCGGGCATACTGGAAGCAATAA
- a CDS encoding glycosyltransferase family A protein, with the protein MENAKNHFDKARPVHTFAVCAYKDSPYLEACIHSLKEQQVKTDVICCTSTPSPYIEKITGKYGVPLYVRDGGSNIREDWLFAYHRAEGELVTIAHQDDVYRSDYTKELLKAYQKYPDMTVFVSDYMTLKVTEKGTKTECFNTVWLVKKILRLPLRLKFLSGVRAVKRSSVIFGNSLCCPACTYQKKMTGEEMFGSKYDFALDWDNLYELAGRSGRFICVEKPLIAYRVHEGATTKACIEDNRRTKDEMAMFEKMWPSWMVKILMHFYVKAYDEYE; encoded by the coding sequence ATGGAGAACGCAAAGAATCATTTTGATAAGGCCCGTCCGGTGCATACATTTGCCGTCTGCGCCTATAAAGACTCGCCCTACCTTGAGGCCTGTATCCACTCCCTGAAAGAGCAGCAGGTGAAAACCGATGTGATCTGCTGTACCTCCACGCCGAGTCCCTATATCGAGAAAATCACCGGGAAATACGGGGTTCCCCTGTATGTGCGGGACGGTGGGAGCAATATCAGGGAAGACTGGCTGTTTGCGTACCACAGGGCGGAAGGAGAGCTGGTGACAATTGCCCACCAGGATGACGTATACAGGAGCGACTATACGAAAGAGCTTTTAAAGGCATATCAAAAATATCCCGATATGACGGTTTTTGTCAGCGACTATATGACGCTGAAGGTCACGGAGAAGGGAACGAAGACAGAGTGCTTCAACACGGTCTGGCTGGTGAAGAAAATCCTGCGTCTGCCTTTGAGACTTAAATTTCTGTCCGGCGTGAGGGCGGTAAAACGAAGCAGCGTGATTTTCGGCAACTCCCTCTGCTGTCCGGCCTGCACTTACCAGAAAAAGATGACAGGAGAGGAGATGTTTGGCTCAAAGTATGATTTTGCCCTGGATTGGGATAATCTCTATGAGCTGGCGGGGCGGAGCGGCCGGTTTATCTGCGTGGAAAAACCGCTGATTGCATACCGCGTCCACGAGGGAGCGACGACAAAGGCCTGCATCGAAGATAACAGACGCACAAAGGATGAGATGGCGATGTTTGAAAAAATGTGGCCGTCATGGATGGTAAAAATCCTGATGCACTTTTATGTAAAAGCGTATGATGAGTATGAATAG